CTTGTATGAAGTTAATTCCCCCTAAATGCCATTGTTGACAATGATCAGAGCTTTTGACATTGTGCACTTCtggtttatatatttttctctctatatatatatgaatgtatcaataaaaataaatattttttcacatttattctgcTAAACACAGTTTATGGTTCTACTTTCTTTCTTCCCACTGTCTACAATAAAATAAGAGCGGCTGTTGCAGAGAAGGTTGCTATGGTAGAGGTACTGACAGCTTTCATACTCATGCTGCACAGAACTGcatcatgcttttttttaaaggttaacAAGTTAACAAGTAGTTCACACTTGGTCATCAAAGTACACATTTTAGAGGCTGTTGCATTAGTAACTATTAAGATTCCACAGCGGTTTTATGTCTGGTTTTTAATACCTTTGGTATAAAGAAAGATGACAATTGAGCCCTAGAAAATTGTAGTACCAGTCCATGCCACTAGTAGGAGGTAAAAAGAAGTTTGAACTTGTCTACTGCTGaatgacaacaaaacatttctaaagAGACAGTCAGAGTAAttggaaacaacaaaatgcttgtccacacagacagtggACACTCGATCAACAGCATATCAATAATAACAAGGCAAAGGTCATTAATAAAACATGGGACAActgattaaaataaacagaaaattgaaTCCAAGCAGCCCATGTTTGTTAGTACAGTTAAAGGGTTTGGTCAGTACGCCAGTGTTGACTTgcaggatggatggatggatctgTGTTGTTGGTGTCCCAGGTTTAGATTTCTCACTCGGTGGTCCCTTATGTGGGATATCTTTAagaatgtttttatgtatgttttctaCATTTAGGGAAATCCTTCTAAGATGAGGAGACAATGGTGCAGGTGTCGGAGTGTGTGTACCTTCCTCGTTTGTTTTCTCCACTCTTCTTTGGGAATGATGGTCTCTTGAGAGTACAGAGCGGTGTCAGAGATATGTTGGTGTGCATTTCTGGGAGTCTACTAAATCTGCTGCGTCATGCATGTGTTGGTCTGCTTCATCGTCAGTACATCGTCAGACTTCCTGTGTGTGTAGAGGTCAGTCACCCCTAGTCCTTCCGTCCCTGTCCTACATTCTGCCTTTTCTTAGCGTCCCACACTGATGTTGCAGGTCTTGCAGCTGGGGTCCTTCTTGGCGTTTACTGTAGACAGACTCATCAGCTGGTGCCCGCTGATCTCAGCCACCGTGCCCAATGCCAGGTCCACAGGCTCCGTGTAGATCACCTCCAGGATCACGTCCTGAGCGTGGTGGAACACCAGACCGCCGTCACCCCCTTCATCCTGCTTGCAGGTAAGGAAACGGTTGTTGGTGATGTCAAGAGCAGGGAGCCTCTGCTTGCAGAACTCGTCACCTCTAGAGCCCTTTGGCGCCAAGACCAGGATGACATAGTGGTAGGCTGTATACATGCAGTAGAAGTCCCCGAAGTACAGGTTGGTGTCGGGGTTGAAGAGCGTGTCAGCCTGGACCTCAAAGCGTTGGCGGCCATAAGGGGAGTCCTGCGGAGGCTTGCCTGTGTTGAACTCTGTGTTGCAGCTAAAGAAAATGCCCTCCAGCTTGCCACTGATGGGTGAGCCGTGGCTGCCGCTGTTGTCCTTCACCGAAGGCAGCATCCGGTTCTCCTGCGCCTCCCTAAGGTTTGGAAAAAAGAGAATTAAACTGGCCATGAGCAAGCAGCAATCATGTCATCAGTTTCCCTTTTGGGGCGATCAGTAACAAAACTGCCACATTGCTTTTATCTACAGTTGTTGTGCTCCCCCTCAGCCAATCAAAGTAATTTTGGAAATGCTGGAAGACTGTGGTAATATACATCACTTCATCAGGTTtgagtttaacagtgtgtgagagagtgtgacaCATGGGAAAAAGGCTGATTAAATGTGCAAGAAACTGCAAATCTAGTTTGGTTATCTCTGGAGCTATAATAACATTAGCCCAGTACAGTGTGTCTCACAGAAATCTAGGGAGAGAAAATTGctctaatgaaaaacaaaacatttctctaTCATTATGACGCAAACTGCCAGAAACAAAAGCAGCTTTCAGAAAGCAAGTTAGCAGATGAACATTCAAAGCAATTAATGCTTCTGTGGCAGCTGCATATCTTCACCACAGAGTAAAtcctggcaggagcatccagaagctccagtacattAAGAACAGCGCTGCCAGGATCCCGATGagagtgcaaaaacacaaacatataacaccaattctgttttcattgcactggctccctatCTACCTCaggattgactacaaagtcctgctactcacacacaaatccaCCAACGGACATGCGCCTACCTACCTACTGATCACACCAAAAACCTCCACCCGCACCCTaagatctgccagcagcttgctcctccgggcccccagtactaagctccacaccatgggggattgagccttctgctctgctgcaccacacttGTGGAACggccttcctaaccatctgaggccagcacagaccctagactttttcaaaaaaaaaggccaaaaacctttttattcaggaaggctttttcattttaactcttattaatattttctttatgttgtgtgttctatgcaattaatactgtagcactgtgAGTTTCACTATAATTGAAAAGTGCAGtatgaattaaatgtattattatttttattatgaaatCGGAGTTCCAGAGCTCCAATTATGAATTGTAATTATACTGCTATCACTCCAGAGGTTGTCATTATATCCATAATTGATGCTTTGTTGCGTTCATTACAGAATTATTCTGCTCCCACCCAGGCCACAGAGGCAGAGCCATCAAGTTGTCAGTACTATTTCTCCCCACATGATGGTGCAATTTAACAGAGGCTAATTCGGTACACTGTTGCAGCTGCAACTCAGCAAAAGGGAGAAGTCTGTACAGATGATGTCATGCGGTAAAGCTTCAACAAAAGACTGCTCACAAGCTGTGGTTTTAGTACAGAAACTGTGAGTTTTGGTAAACTGTAACCATTTCCTCAGAGGGAGAGAAGATATGAGAAGAAAGGACAACACCATTACATGAGGAGGTTAAGACAGGAAGTTGGAGAAATACTCTAAAATAAACCCAGACAATATGTAGTATATACTGTAACTGCAGAATGCTTCAGTACAAACTAAAATTGGCTACTCCAGAGATATTCCGACTCTCCCTCATCTGTCACACTCTCCTCTAACATCAAAACAGTTTTGAGCAGCTTTTGCTGCCAcaagcatgtttttttcccctttctttcttttcccccGCATCCCCTAACAACTGTCTGCTATTGTCAGACAGAGTTACACAAGGCTTTGGCACTCTGCAAGGAAATCACAAGGCGGATGAAAAAGTGGCTGCATTTTCTGTTGTACTCGTATGTATGTGTACAGAGGAGGTTACTGGAAGATCAAATCCATGACTCTATGGGACTCTATGGATTACTGTTAGTACAGCTGGCTGCTACAGCAGTTTGACGTACTTGTGTGGATTTATGGAACTAATCAACATgctttctgcagctgcaccCTTCAGCTGAATCTTCACTTTTGCTTGGCTACAAGCAGCTTTCTCTGGAGGGGAATACATTAACCCAAAATTACATAGTCCTCATGCTGTTTGCATACAGAAAGGAGCTGCAGTGTGaatgatatataataatgtagCATTTCATTGCTATGTTCTCATTATCAATATCAACATCATCAGCATCACAGCATTGTTATCTCAGCAGTATGTTAACAGTATATGCCTTGCTTCCTTAGTTTAAAGGTCATACTAGCATCAAGTAATGTCACAAGCCTCTAAGGTCAGAGAGGGCACCAGATACTAATGTAAAAGAACTGACTTGGATCATTCCTCTTAACTGACCAATTTTAAAGGaatttttcatcatttgagGATATATACTTATTCTTGCTGAtggttagatgagaagatcgatactctcatgtatgtacagtaaatataaagctacagcccgtaactggttagcttagcttagcagaaagactggaaacagggggaaataGTTAGCCTTAACTAGCAGAGAAactagagaaagagagagagagagagagtggaatAAAGCAATGCAGACAAACATTTGAGATCAAAAATAGGTGAAGACACATTACAACTGTTTCAGGCTAATTGTGATAATATGAAAGTGGTCTCATTGATTCAAAATCTTATGAAccaccaaaaaacaaagaagagctcagaATGAAAGTTTAATTAGCAATAATATACACTACCTCTCAGACAGTGTCAGACTGGGGAGTTACTTTCATCTTGATACATTTCTAATATCATTAAAAAATTGTAAATGTTATACCTAGATAGACTGCCTACCTGGCATGATCAAAGTATTCTTTATTCTGGTTCCTGTAGAAGACAGAGAAACGCAGCATCCGGCCAGCGATGACTTCTGCCTTTTCCAGCAGCTGGTTTAGATGCACTGTGGAATAATCTGGAAACAGACACAACATGTATCGTTACGAAAATCTATATTCTATCAGAGGGATGAGAAACCAATGTATAAATGTTATTAGAAATAGTAGAAATAAAGTTAATTCATTAGAGGGAACAATAATGGAATATGAACTTTGCATCTGCACTCAATGATCCTGAGATTCTTCCATCCttgtatttttcatattcatagCGTGAAATGACCCAGCATTTAGAGCATTTTCAGTATTATAATGATCTCCTTTCACTCCCTACCATGTAAGCAGCTCTGCCAAACGGGTGTGGATTTTATCCAAagcaaactttttaaaaatgtaattgtgaaTTGTGAAGGCATTTTCCTCATCCCAGTCTTCCCACAAGCACTTGAACACACCAACAAGGATTTGGATTTGGGTTAAAGAAGAAACTGCTCTCTCATGCAATGATAAAGTACcatgaacaaaaatgaaagcagaCAGGCAGTTAGGGTTAGGTCAGATAAGTAAAATGCACTCAGCAATGTAGCTGTAAAAACACATGGtcagttttgggttttttttagacCTTTGGCCTATTTTTTATGGCAAGGCTTGCACTGTTGACAGGAAGACAGGAGGAATCAATGGCGGTTAAACAACTCAACTGAGACACTGAGGATTTTACAGTAATGGAAGGTTTTGGCAGCGGCGTCTCTTGCCCACTTGGAATGCAGATGATCAACAACATTGTTAACCATGCCCCTTCATCAATTTCACTTTCTACGCCCTCATCACACTATCCTGCCTGTTCTCCTCCCTCCCATCTCAACTGctgcttttcatcttttcagcaAATGCCCCACCCTCTCTGGTTTGTTTCTAGATCAATGTGTCATTCTGTTGTAGTAGACACAAAGTCAATAAGTGAAATGCAGCAGAGGTCCCCAACCAGAATTGAACCAGGGACATTGCAATGACATGGTATGTGTTGGATCACTAGGCCACGGGGAAGACCTTCCCCACCCTCAAATCCTACCCTCCAGTCTCCACACCATCACTTCCTCTTTCCCCTTTCCCCCTCCCCCACTGTAAGCCTCTAGCCAGCAAGGTTGAACTCAATGACCTCTGCATCAGAAGATATACAGCATAGCCCCCCTCCTTCCTTTAATCCTTCTTTTTCCTCAACATCCCCTCCTCCAACTCTCTATCCATCTTCCTGACCCTCCACTCAGTATAAATTAGCCTCCCTTTAATATTCGCCCTCATATTCTGCTCCATTTATTTTGCCATAACCTCTCTCTTCATGCCCTCCACTAATTGTCCTCAGTTCAGTTGGTCAAGCACATGTCACTAACTGCCAAAATTAAATGCAGCACTGAGGTCACACATCCTAAAAATGTAGGTACTTGCCACCATAAAGCTGCATATTACTCACCAGCAGTGCAGAACTCAATGATTTCACTCCACTCGGAGACGGCATAGTCCCCGTCAGTCTGTTTTGATGCAGTCTGGACGGCCACGGTGTACTCTGTACGCGGGCTCAGGAACCAGTGGCCCCGAACAGTCATTGGCAGCGGCACTGCCTTGGCCACCAGCTTGGTAGGAACATCCtggagaaagggaaagaaaaatgagGAGGAAAGGGTCAGAAACTCCATTTATGGACCATTTTCTTTCACCCACATGCAGGGATTTCTAAAAATACtccatgtagacacacacaaatgcacaaaattCAAATATAGGTGGCAGTTTATACCTGTCCCTGCCcttttgtttatgtatgtataccATTCTATACACTATTCACCCCTGAAGTCTGAGTGGATCTTAGCAGCTCATTAATCCACCAACACTGTTGTTGCTGCGCACCAAAATCAAAATACTGGTATGGGGTCACCCACCATCACAGAGTGGAAAGAGGAGAAACCTTTGGTGACACAGCACCCAGGAAGTGACTCcaggaggaaaggaaggaggcTGATGAAACAAGCCTGTAAGATTACCAAACCAGTTCACTGACTAACCACTAAAGGAGCTGCAGTGTTCCTGCTAATGCTGGTGCAATTACTTTCAGGCAGAGAGggttgtgtgagtgtgatatTATCCTGTTAGTGCTTGGAGCTACGGCTCACCAGGGAGTCTTTGAACAAAACCAccttgaatttgtgttttttgcctgAAAGGAAAGGTTATCTTGGGGTAAAACATGGTGTACCTGTTTTACGTATGTCATTTTAGGTTTACACCTACAGATGATATTACAAGATGGATGTGGATGTTAAGAGAAACATCTCATTCTGTGCAAGTGCACTACATAGACGCAGCAACATGTTATCCGAAAAGCATAATTAACAGAAGTGGAGATTTTAAATTGAGACATCATATCAAACATGGATTTATTGTGATACTTTCTGAaaggataataaaaaaaactaaataagaaaataataatggtTTCACATCAGCCTCCCGTTTAGGGGGCaccacaaggttctgtacttcCCCATTATTATAAACAGTCTGCATACACTATCATTACCCCAACACAGACTTACAATAtccatttttatgcagatgatgcaATTCTGTATACATATGGCTCTTCTTTAACCAAAGCAATGTCTCGATTACAGTCTGCCTTTAACATTATAGAAACATTGCTGCCTAATCTCAAACTTGTAAATGCACTATGTAAATGCAATGAATTACAAAGGTATTTAAaacttatcttatcttattgggtgaattaaaagttttaattttagACCTTGATAGAGATGTCTGTGTTTCTGATCCTGTTTGTATGTGCCTATGTGTGACAGgctgtgtttgcttttgtttggtCTTATCTCTGTTCGTATGTCTTTTGCTGTGAGAGCTCTTAATCACAATGACATTATCTGATTAGgtaaaggttttattttttggaaGAGGCACCTACAGTGGCGAGAAGAAATACAGaagaaaaactttgttttcttaaaTTTACATTACTTATAAATGTATGACTTACAAATATTCTATTCAATAGTTTGTTAAAAACTGGCCAGAGTATTTAAATGTACGTCTGAATAAGATATGCAGTATTTTTATGACTAGTtattaaaaaggcaaaatacattttacactgaaatacataaaaagtTATGTCCTTTACAAGCCCCAAAGTACTTCATTAAATTTCAGGATTCAAGGATTCAGTTATTAgataatcattcattcatattttctcaatttacaCTGGCTCATTGCCTAGTTTGTGCTATTTAAGCATCATTGTGAATGTTCACTTTTTCACTCaatgaatcacattttttttaaaaacaaattcttGACACATTTCTGTCTTATTTATGAAATGTAGCAAATTCTTTCCAGTGAGACTGCAAAAAGAAGCCTTTTGGTGAGTCATCTCCCTGTTGTGTTGCTCTTAGTGGTGTTTATCTTTGGTGTTTGCTGATTCATGTGTTACCTTGTGTTTGAACTTGTTAGAATTCTTGTTCTCCTTCTTGTTCAGGTCAATAAAATAGTGTGTGATGCGCTCCTTGCTGCGTGGCTCCATGTCCCAGCATATCTTGAAGGAGTCGCAGGTGATGTTGCTGATCTTGATGTTCTGCGGAACAGGAAGCTCCTCCATCTCAGAGATACTACCATCCTGGGATTTACTTCCTGTGTAGATGAAAAGTGATATTGACGGTGATTTATATGAAtgtcaaacagaaaaacatatgAACAATAAATACTTTGTAAACACACATCATGTTCTGGTTTACCAAAGCTTATTTCAATTTGATACAGTATCAGTTCTGAATGTTAATTTTGCTCATAATGACTAGTATGAGACATCAATAACACTTAGCTTTCATTCAGCTTGCAcaattctttcttttcttctctctttctcactgaCCACAAATTTCTATACTACTGCAGTTTCTCAGTAATTATTCCACAGACACAGTACTCACAGTTAGACACTTTACAGTAGTATATCCACCATATCACATACAAAGAACTGCCTGCGAAGCTGAGTACCATatgtgttgccatggaaacacatCAGCCCCTCAACACACACCTATCTGCTTTCGAGAACACACGAGgcattaaatatttcaaatggtGCTGATTgaatctcctctcctctcagcaGAGATGGATCCATCTATAATcagcagtaagaaaaaaaaaacctcagctACCACACTGGCAGGCAGTGCATACAAGTCTGcaacaatgacatttaaaatgctgGTGAATGTCAGAAATTCAGCCATTCGTTTAAGtttggtttgacatttttgacatGTCATTCCAAGCCGGGACAGAAAGGCCAATGCAACATAGTTTTTCATCACAGAAAAAAGATAAATCTTACATTTCTCTGAGCTGCATCTGTCAGGTCTGTCATGAGTAACACAACATGTAGCACATGCGCAAAACCCAGAGTGACCACTGAGGccaatgaaaatgtcaaaatatggTTGAATAAGTGCTTTGTAGAATTGGGATGAATATAGACTTTGCGTCAAACGGGGAGACGCCCACTTGGCATGGCaacaatgtgttttctgtgcatGCTCTGGGGTCTAAACACGAGAGTGAGTAAAACACAAGAATGCAGAATTTAGGAGTAATGCACAACAAGCCTGGACTCTATAGAGAGTAAACAATGGCAGAAGCAGCAGAGCATAGAACATCCATCTCCGCTCATCAGCTGAGAGAGGGTGAGATAAAAGAGTAATCCCATAATTGGGCTGTGTGGACTCTCCTGTCTCCCCTCTATACACATGACGCTCCAACAGTGGAGCATTTATAGATTGAGTCATTCTAGGAAATAGTTAGCCAGGAGGTAACTCCTGCAATGTGCATCTTGCCCTTAAGAGTTGAAAACAGCTAAAAGCAGCCCagacttgttttaaaataacatctaTAAGAGATAAATGTATGTTCTTTACCCCCAGACCAGATCACACCCCCCACTTACTTTACTCCTAATTACTGCTTCTTAATCACTACTAGCTGATTACCAAAAATAATCATCAACGCAAAAGAGACCACCAAGTGTTACGTGCTTGGACAAACCTGCTGCTCATGATGAAAGACACCAAGTCTATCTTCTGGAATTGTGAATTTATTGTGGAGAGATGACTTTTTAGTGATAAAACAGATGGGTCTTTGGGAAACAAGTCTTGATGCTGAGCCAATGTATTTACGCATAGGACTTATTTATCTGGACTTAATGCACATGGCTTAAACTAGATTTTAGTGGCAATGGGGGAAGGGGATTCCTtaaaactgtaaacaaaccAGCAGTTAAATCTTCATCTGCAGTATGCTCAGCTCCCAGGTCTACTCCTACACCTCTCTGCTTTGATATGTGAAAACATCTTCTGTTGTTGGTCTACATTTAAACTCCATCTCATCTCATACTTAAACCCCACTGAGCTGATAAATTTGGCTCAGACTGAAGGGGTCAAGACAAGGACATGACAGAGCAGACCACTGTCAGAAAATGCTCCACTAAGTCAGCACGGACCAGACAGTGATGTCAGCACTGTATCCTCCCACTTGAGACTTTATGTTGCTGACCtttaacaaaaacaagtaaaagacaAGGCCTGTTGTCACTATCTGATATCTGAGTCAGGGGAAAATGCAATACACTCGAAGGCagtgaaatgtttctgtttgtaagTTTTCAAAATGTCTAAGTTGAGACATGAACTAAAAATGCTGATACAGGCCTTAAAGGACAGATAGTAAAACTATTTCAAAGGTggatattgttttatatttaataggAAGTACTaccttgaatcttgaatctttttATGCTGAGAAATTTTGTGCCAACTCATCATAAGTATTCATCATAAATCATTCATCACAAATCATAAGCTTTCGGGGTATTCTATCCCAAATCCTCATTACCTCAGGCTACCTGCAGCATATTATTGTAAACACTAACCTAAACCAAACACCAAATATGAAAAACCTGCTAACTTAGTTGCTGTGTTGTGCCTGAAGCAGAGTAACATCCTTGTCCTCTGCTTCTTACGATGCTAATGTCAACACTGATGTTTTCCTTCAAAACTCTGCAAGGAGACCTCATGCAGGTCTACGCGCTCCCAGCTCCTTGTGATCCACAGTGCTGACTTAGCTCCTGTTTACTCTAACATTTTCCTAATTAACCTGCAAACAGAAGTATTACGCCAACACAGTGAAGCTTTCCAAATGCAGTTCCGATATTCCCTGCATAACACTCTTAAGACTACTCAGTCAAGCTTAAAGTTATGTtatcagagaaaacaaactctgaagGTTTCAAATCAACAGGAACACCGATGAGACAGACGTAGATCTGCAACCACCATAATGGCAAGCAATATAGAAACATGGATGtcattaataaacataatataaaGGTTGAACACTAAAATTGAGCTACTAGTATGCCAACATACTAGGAAATtcataatataaataaaattaactaCAATTTGCTGGCAATGAATTTAGGTTTAATCTGAATATGATGTGTACCAGGTAGACTTGCCGCAGGCTTCGTGACATCCAGTACCAAGCTGTACTCTGAATCCTCTGGGACTGTGAGAGGACAGGATGAAAGATGGAGGAGCGGAAGCCAAGCAGCATGAAGGTCAGGCGGTAAGGGAGAAAGTAAAACCTTTTACAATCTCACATGGGAGGCCTAAACCCTCATACTGACTTGAATTTATTGTTTACCATAATTGTACATTGGCTCTCACTTCTTTGTACTTACATCGCTACTGTGGCTAATATTGATATTGTTGAGTCATAATTTTACCCCATAAGCTATTatactgtaatgcacttttgttattttgtcttatTATCTATTGCATTGTTGTGCAGGAGGGGAAAGGTGGGGAATGCTTCATCATGATCAAGAAAAATTAGTCAGTTTTTGAGCTCATGCTTAGGAGCTTAGAGGAACACAGCTTACTCATACTGTGCACACATGCTCAGGGGGTTCAAACCGACATATGAGCACATTCAACTTGATACATGTGAACGAGTCCACATGTATCAGTACATGCTTAAGCAGTGTGTCAAAATGCAGAACAGAGCAACGTATCTGCAGCATAGCAAAAGCATTAAACATCAAGAGATGGAAAGCCCACTTGGTTAAATCTGCTAAATCAAATGGACCTTACTAGTATTGCCCTTTTGCTCAGCATGCAGTCAAATGCCACAGTGTGGAAAAGCAATAGATGCAGGAGGATCAATAAAAATCTTGTTAACATGCATACGTAGGGCCACCCTAATGGCTCTCTGTGGTAAGATTTGTTCCAGTCACACCTGACTTGATATTGTGAATTACTTGTTAGCACTGTTTACCGGCAAGAGGAGCGTGATTTCATTCCCACTCAGGCCATCAACGCAACGTAAATGTACACTCTTAGTGGTGTCTGGTGATAAAAGTGTCCATCTTGTCAGGTTGCGGCGCACCCATTTAAAGGTCTGAGGCTCTTTATTTCAAAACAAGTCAACTTTTGGTCCAGGTTAATGTTGAAAAATCAATTTGAATAGTGCTATGTGAGAAAAGAACTGGCAGCAGATACTAGCACTGACTGCAAAAGTGGGCACTGCACTCAGACAGGCAAAACTCCTACTTTTTAAGTTGCAGTAGTAGGTCTAAAATTGAACTGTAGACTTTGACACTGTAGGCAGTGTAACACTCAATAGGCATCAATGCGCACAAGCCTTTGAAAAGCACGCCTTTGTTCCTCTCAATGCACAGGCTAGACTGAGACAGCAACCATGCTGGGAGTGAGAGAAGCTGCCAACAGAAAAGCATCTTTCTCCCAGAGTGAGATAAACAATGCCCTGTTCATCAGGGTTACGTAGTCTGTGTTCCACCTTTTATACATCAATAAGCTCCTGAACAGCAGACAAAGACTTACTAAAGACACTTTAATAACACAACCTTCAGTGCAAAAGAGAAGTCTTATGTTCAGGATCGACCCATCCATATTCTTGCAAATTAATTCAATCCAGACCTTTAGGGAGGACAGCTCTGTCTTTATAAACTTGTCCAAAACCAGAATGAGTCACCGTTTCTCATTTGCATTGAATTTGAATTCCTAAACAACAGACTGCGTCAACTGTGTTCTTTGTGGTACAAGTCTTTAATTTCTGTAGAGTTTTATCTACCAGCAGTCAGGCACTGAAAAAGGACATTTAGGGGATTTCCTGACTTTTAGGGTCAGACTGCATTGCAAACAATCTCAAAGAATTTTCTAAACTAATGAATACAGTAAAGTCAGTTGCCAGTGAATTTATTATGCAGATGATAAGTAGCTGCATAATATGTACCTGTAAGTCTTGCCAACACAGTCATGGCACGCAGCTGCTGACATAAAACACAGCCAAACTAAAATGCCAGCTTACTCAGACGATGCTGTATGTCATAAGGCCGTCCTGCTGTTGTTGGATCACACTAGATATGCTCTACACATGTCCACCGAGTAAGCATTAGAGGAGTTAATATTCTAAACAAGACTGATGCTAATAGCAGAGTAGGAATTTCTAGC
This genomic stretch from Thunnus albacares chromosome 14, fThuAlb1.1, whole genome shotgun sequence harbors:
- the phyhiplb gene encoding phytanoyl-CoA hydroxylase-interacting protein-like; this encodes MEVPGLAHNITSPLSPCEGMIKDLSLDAIQLCERDGSKSQDGSISEMEELPVPQNIKISNITCDSFKICWDMEPRSKERITHYFIDLNKKENKNSNKFKHKDVPTKLVAKAVPLPMTVRGHWFLSPRTEYTVAVQTASKQTDGDYAVSEWSEIIEFCTADYSTVHLNQLLEKAEVIAGRMLRFSVFYRNQNKEYFDHAREAQENRMLPSVKDNSGSHGSPISGKLEGIFFSCNTEFNTGKPPQDSPYGRQRFEVQADTLFNPDTNLYFGDFYCMYTAYHYVILVLAPKGSRGDEFCKQRLPALDITNNRFLTCKQDEGGDGGLVFHHAQDVILEVIYTEPVDLALGTVAEISGHQLMSLSTVNAKKDPSCKTCNISVGR